From the Deinococcus gobiensis I-0 genome, the window GCAGGAGAAAGGGTCGCATCCGGCCCATGCTACGGCCCCGGGCAGGCCGCCTCGGCGAATCAGGCCCCCACGCCCTCGCCCTCCTGGCGGATGCTCAGGACGCGGCTCGCGCCGGTCTGGTCGGTGGTCACGCCCCACAGCGCCTGGGCGACCTCCATGGTGGCCTTTTGGTGGGTGACGATCAGGAACTGGGTGCCGCGCGCGGCGAAGCGCTCCAGAAAAGCGGTGAAGCGGCGGATGTTCGCCTCGTCGAGCGGCGCGTCCACCTCGTCGAGGACCGCCAGCGGCAGCCCGCCCATCCCCTCCTCGCCCCCGGCGTGGTTCAGGGCGAACAGGAACCCCAGCCCGGCCATCGTGCGCTCGCCCGCGCTGAGGAGCGTCATGGAGCGGGTGCGTTTGCCGCGCGGCTGCACGGCGAGGCGCAGGCCGGTGAGGCGGCCGTGCTCGCCGGTCTCGGCCTCCAGCTCGCCCACGCCGCCCAGCAGTTCGGCGCTGTACTCGCGGAAGGCCTCGTTCACCCGCCCGAAAGCGAGCCGGGTCGCGGCGCCCTCGGCGTCCTCCAGTTCGCCCAGGTGCCCGCGCAGCTCTTCGGCGGCGGCCTCGGCGTCGGCCAGCTCGGCCCGCTGGATGTCCAGCGCCGCACCCTCGGCGGCGTGGTCGGCCTCGGCGCGGGCATTGACCGGCCCCAGGGCGTCCAGCGCAGCGCGCACGCGGCCCAGTTCGGCCGACCACTCGCGCGCGCTGCCGGGGGGCAGACAGCCGTCGGGCAACTCTTCCAGACTGCCCTCGCGCCGGGCAATGAGCAGCCGCAGCTCATCCAGGCGGGCGCGCACGCGGTTCTGCTCGCCGATGAGGTTGCTATAGGCCAGGGCAGCGGCCTCGCGCTCAGCCTCGGCGCGGGGGTATTCGCCCTCGTCGAGGCTGCCCAGCGCGCCTTCCCGGCGAGCGACCTCGGCGGCGGCGGCCTCCAGATGGGCCTGCTGGGTCGCCGCCGCCTGTGCCCCGGCACTCAGGCGCTCCCGCAGGGCGGCGGCGCGCGCTCCGGCCGCGTGGTAGGCGGTCCAGGCGGCGGCCAGCTCGCGCGCCAGCCCCCAGCTCTCGGCCGCATCCCGCTCGGCGGCGCGGGCGGCCTCGGCACTCTGGCGGGTGGCGAGCAGCTCGGCCTCCAGGGCAGCGAGGTCCGGTGTTCCGGCAGCCACGGCGGGCACGGGCACGGCCTCGGCCAGTCGGGTCTGAAGGCTGGCGCGATGCGCTTCGAGGCTGCGGGCCTGCGCGCCCAGCTCGGTCACGCGGCGCTCGGCTTCACGCTCGCGGCGCCGGGCCTCGTCGAGGTCGGCCTTCGGCGCCCCAGCCTCGGTCCCCCCTGCCGCGCCGCGCACCCGCGCCAGCTCGGCCTCCAGACGGACCTGAAGGGCGGCAGCCTCCTCCAGCTCGGCGTCGAGTTCCTGGAATCTGCGCTGGTCGGCCAGGACCGCGCCGCCGCTGTCGCGCAGCCGCCCGCCCGTGATCGCGCCGCCCGGCTCGACGAGTTCGCCGTCCAGCGTGACCAGCCGGGGCCGGCTGGCGTGCGTGCGCGCGATGCGGTTGGCGGCCCGCAGGTCGCGCACGAGCAGCGTGTCGGCCAGAATCGCCTCGCCTACCAGCGGCGGGTCGGTCGGGCACAGGTCGGCGAGGTTGCCCACCACACCGTCCTCACGCAGCAGGGCCGCGTCGCGCCGGGGCCGGGGCCGCAGCAGGTCCAGCGGCAGGAAGGTCGCCCGGCCCCCCACCCGCTTGAGTTCCTCGATGATCTCGCGGGCGTCGTCGCCGCGCGCCACCACGACCTGCTCCAGACGGCGGCCCAGCGCCGCGCCCACCGCCGTCTCGTACTCGGCGGGCACGGTGAGCAGGTCGGCCACCGAACCGACGATGCCGGGGTGCTCCAGGCGCAGGGCGTTGCGCGCCCCCTCGCCGTAGCGGGCGTAGCTGTTCAGCGCGCTTTCCAGCCGCTCGCGCTCGCGCCGCAGCGGGGCGAGGCTGGCCGACACGCGGGTCAGCTCGCCCGCGAGATGGCGCTCGTGGGCCTGCGCGGCGGCGCTCGTCTCGGCCTGGGTCTGGGCCGCGTGTTCGGCGGCCTGCCGGGCCTGCTCGGCCGCCGCCAGTTCGGCTCGGGCGGGCAGCAGCGCGGCCTGCACGGTCTCCAGGTTGGCCGCCGCACGCTCCAGCTCGGCACTCAGGGTGTCCCGGCTCGCGGCGTGGCGGGTGCCCGCCTCGGCGGCGCGGGCCGCCTCCTGACGGGCGCGGGTCAGGGCGGCGTCGAGGCGGCGCGCCGTGGCTTCGGCGATCTCGGCTCCGGCGCGCGCCTGCGCGGCGGCGGCGGCCTGGGCGGCGAGGTCCGGGGCGGGCGCGGCGGGCGGCGTGTCTGGCAGGGCGGCGAGTTCCCCCTCCAGCATGCGGGTCTCGGCGGCGAGGTGCTCGCGGTAGCGCGCCGCCTGGGCATGGGCCTCGCGCGCGGCGCGCAGGGTGTCCAGCGCCCCGGCGTGGGCCTCCTGGCGGGCGCGGGCGGCCTGCGCGGCTTCACGGGCGGCCTCCACACGGGCGGCGCCCTCCCCCACCCCGGCGGCCAGCTCGGCGCTGCGGACTTCGGCGGCGCGGGCCTCGCGGGCGGCCGTGTCCAGTTCGCGGCGCAGCGCCGCCTGCCGCTCCCGGCGCAGGGCGTCGTCCAGCGTCAGGGCGCGGGCCTCCAGGGCGCGGTGCTGCCGGGCCTGCGCGGCGGCCTGGGCCAGCCGGGCCACGCCGGCTTCGCGCTCACCCAGCAGCAGGCGCAACCGGTCCAGGTGCCCCCCCGCCTCCAGCAGCCGCGCGGCGGCCTCCTGCCGGGCACTGACGGCGCGTGACAGTCCCGCCGCCTCCTGAAGGTAGCCCAGCAGGGTGCGGCCCTCGGCCTGCACCACGCCGCTCACCTCACCCTGCCCGATGACCGCCAGCCCGCCCGGCCCCAGACCGGTACCGCGCAGGGCCGCCTGCACGTCCCGGGCACGTGCGGGGCGGCCCGCGAGGTCCTGCTCGGCCGTGCCGTCGCGGTAGACCCGGCGGGTGAGGTTCAGGCGGCCCTGCGCGGTCTGGAGTTCGAGCGACACCTCGGCCAGCCCCAGCGGCGCCTTGCCCCCACTGCCGTGAAAGATGAGTTCGGTGCCGCGCCCGGCGCGCAGCTCACGGGCGCGGGCGCCGTGGGTGGCCCAGCGGATCGCCTCGACGACGTTGCTCTTGCCGCTGCCGTTGGGCCCGATGACGGCGCATACCCCGCCCGAGAATTCCAGGCGGGTGCGTTCGGCGAAGGACTTGAAGCCCTGAAGGGTAATGGTCTGGATCACGCGGGAAAATCCGGCCGTTACTGGTCCGTGCAGTCCTGGCGGGTGTACGGTTCGCGCAGGTCCATGCGGCCCAGCGTGTCGGTCATCTGCCCGTTCACCAGGAAGGTCACGTCCTGGCCGCGCTTCTCCAGCAGGGTCCGGGTCAGGGTACACAGCAGCATGCGCTCGCCGCTCGCGCCGTAGTTCAGGCCCGTGTACGCCTGCGGAAAGTCCACGAAGTAGTGCGTGCCGCGCAGGTACACGCGCGGGGCGGCGGTGCCCTGCGGGACGGCGCGCAGCAGCCCCGTGCCGCTGCCGGCCGGTCCCTGCGCCCAGGCGTTCGCGGCGGCCTGCGCCAGCGCGGTGGGGGTCTCCTCGGTGACCTGCACGGTGCGCTGCACGGCCCGCAGGTTCTGGACCTGGGTATCGGGGTAGTACACCGTCACCTTGACCGCGCGCCGCTCGGACAGCTCCAGCGCGGGCGGGGTGGGCAGGGCGGGCGGACGCTGCACGACCTCGTAGGCGTAGGCCGACACGAGCAGCAGCGCGAACGTGACCACGTTGAACAGCGACAGGAAGCGGCGCAGCGGAATCATGGCGTGCCTCCGGTATTGCCCTGCGAGGCGTTGTTGGCCCGCGCGGTGAGGTAGGTCGCCACGCTGCGCGCCACCGCCACCGAGAAGGCCTGGAGGCGGGCGTCGGTGCCCAGGTTGGTGCGGTCCTGCGCGTTGCCGGTCCAGCCCAGCTCCATCAGCAGGGCGGCCTGCGCGGTCTCGCCCAAGGTCAGCACCCGGTTGATGCTGCCCTGCTTGGCCGTCACGCCGCCGCCGCGCAGTTCGCCGCGCAGCAGTTCGCTCAGGCGCCGGGTACCGCCGCCGTCCCCCACCGCGAGGCTGCCGTAGGGCGCGGTCGCCGCGCCGCGCAGCGCGTTGACGTACTGCGAGGGGCTCTGACCGCTCTGCTCGTACACGGTGACGCCGCCGCGCGGGCTGCCGGGAAAGCGCCCGAGGTCCAGCGCCAGATACACGTCGCTCTGGCGGGCCAGCGCGAGCTTGTCGTTCTGCCCCAGCGCCGAGGTCTGCTCGCGGGTCAGGCGCACCTGCCAGCCCGCCTGCGTGAGCAGCTCGGCCGCGCGCCGGGCCACCTCCAGCGTCACGTCACGGCCCAGGCCCTGCACCCGCGCGGGGTCCAGCACGATCAGGGGCCGGCCGATGCGCTGCGTCAGCGCCGGCACCGTCACCGGAATACCCGGCCCCACGTCGATGACCAGCCGCGCGCCGCCCGCCCGGACCACCGGATAGACCCGGTAGCCGCTGCTCTGGGGAAGCGGAAAGGTCACCACGAGGTTCTCGCCCGACTGCGTGACCTGCGCCGAGGGCAGGAAAGCCCCGCGCGTGGTGTAACGCCGCGTATCGCCCTTCAGGCCGGTGAGGGTGATACGGACCTCGGTGCCGCGCAGCTCGTCGCGGACCTGCACGTCACGGCTCAGGTCGAGCACCAGGCGGTCGCTGCTGCGGCCCGCGCGGCTGCTCACGCCCTGGAGGGTCGGCGCGGCCACCGTGAACTGCCCCGGCGCGTAGGTCGCCCCCAGACCGCGCGCCAGCGTGTCGAGCGGCAGGTACAGGTTGCCGTTGACCAGCGTGGCCGAGCGGGCCTTGACGCGCTCGGCGTCGAGCTGCACGGTGTTGAAGTCGGTCACGGCGCGCGCCTGGTCCTCGTCGATGGGCAGCAGCAGCACGTGCCCCAGCCCCTCGACCCGCACCAGGCCGCCGTCACGCTCCACGCTGAGCAGGCCCGAGAGGATGGTCTGGCTGGCGTACTCGGCTCCGTAGAGGTTGATGCTCTGCACGTCGCGTCCGGCGAGGTTCAGGCGGCTGAAGGCGAGCTGCGCGCCGGCCAGCCCCGCCCCGATGAGCGCCGCCGAGAGCAGCAGCAGCCGGGGCCAGCGGCCCGCGAGTCCCGGGCGCCTGCGTTCCGGGCGCCTCACAGGTCGCGCAGCTCCCGGCGCACGGTCTTCTCGGCCTCGGCGCGGCGCTTGTCGTGCAGCTTCTTGCCGCGCGCCAGGGCGAGTTCCACCTTGAAGTACCGGCCCTTCTGGTACAGGCGGGTGGGCACCAGGGTCAGGCCCTTCTGCTCCAGGCCCCGGCGCAGCTTGGCGATCTCCTCGCGGTGCAGCAGCAGGCGGCGGGTGCGTCTGGGCGTGTGGTTGTTGTAGGTCGCTTGCGTGTATTCGGGGATATACAGCCCTTCAAGGTCCACGTCGCCGTTCGTCAGACGCGCGAACGCGTCCCGGAAATCCACGCCGCCGGCGCGTATGCTCTTGACCTCACTGCCAGTCAGACTGATGCCCGCCTCGTAGCGCTCCAACAGTTCGTACTCGTAATGCGCGCGGCGGTTGGTGTACACGCCCCGCATTCTAGCAGGGCGATCCTGAGAGCCGCCGGAGGACCGGGCAACGCCGCGCCCCCGGCCGGGGAGGGCCAGGGGCGCGCGGAGGGGCACCTGCGGTTCAGTTCTTGGGCTTCTTGTCGGGGCGGGCCGGGCGCACCTCGACGCGGCTGGGCAGCGTGCGCGCGGGCATGTTCAGCAGGTCCACCGTAAGCTGCGCGAGGTCCTCGGGCTGGATCTTCCAGGCATCGGCGTCCGTGGGCTGGTGGCCGCCGAACTCGGTCGCCACGCTGCCGGGCATGATCTGCGTGACCTTGATGTCGTGCTGGCGCAGATCGAGGTTCATGACCTCCGACAGGCCGTTGAGGCCGAACTTGCTGGCGTTGTAGCCGCCGCCGCCGGGCATGGCGTTGCGCCCGGCGAGGCTGCTGAGAGTGAAAATGTATCCGCCCCCCTGCTTGAGTGCCGGGATGGCCGCCTTGACGGTGTAGAAGGCGCCGCTGAGGTTGGTGTCGATCATGGCCTGCCAGTCCTCGATGCTCAGGTCCTCGACATTGCCGAAGACTCCCACCCCTGCGTTCACGAACAGCACGTCCAGGCCGCCGAAGGCTCCGACATGCGCGTCCACGGCACTCTGTACGGCGGCCGGGTCGCGCACGTCGCACACCACGCCCCGCGCGCCGCCGCCCACCTGCTGCGCGGCGGCCTCGACCTCGTCCTGCTTGCGGCTGGTCAGGGTGACGGCGTAGCCCTCGGCGGCGAGCGCCTGCGCCACCGCGAGGCCGATGCCCTTGCTGGCACCCGTCACGAACGCACTTTTCTTCTGCTCGGTCATGGCGCCAAAGTAACACGGCCCCCGCGCGGGGCAGGGGCCGTCTCAAGGGGATTTAAATTCAGGGCAGGCGCTGGGCGATGCGGTCGTAGGCGTAGTTGGCCGCCTGCGGCCCCTGCTGCCACAGCGTGAGCAGCCCGAAGCTCTCGTTGAGCGACACCGGGCTGCCGTCGGCCAGTTGCAGGTCCAGGCGGGCGCTGAGCTTGGCCCAGGGAACCAGGGCGCCGGGCGTCACCAGCACCGGCGAGACCTTCACGGCGCCGGGGGTGGCCGGGTCCGTCACGAACTTGGCGTTGGGGTAGTGGCGCGAGATGGCCCCGGCCGAGTCGGTGCGCATGGCCTTGAGGATGCCGGCCTGCTGCTCGGCGTTCAGGAGCCCGGGGTTGCCCTCGATCCGGGGGTCGAGAATCACGTAGGTGGCCCCGGCGAGCGCGGCATTGGTCCAGCCGGCGGGCAGGGCCGGAGCCTGCGCGGCGGCGAAGGCTGTCGGGACGAGGGCGGCGGTCAGGGCCAGGGCGGACACTTGGAAGCGGTTCATGCCACGTAGTGCACCACACCCTTCCTGACGCGCCGTGAGGAGAGCTTGAGCCCAGTCATGTTCGTCACATTTGCCGGACAGGAACGGCCGGGAACTACCCGTCCAGCCGGCCGAGGTAGGCGTGCGTGCGGTAGACCAGTGGCGCTTCTCCCCCTGCCGGCTCACCGAAGGCCCGGTCGAGCGCCGCCGTCATGGCCGCGTAGGCGGGGTCGCCCGGCGAGGGCAGGTAGCTGACGCTGCCGGCCAGCGCACGCAGCCGCTCGCGGGTAAAGGGCACGGCATGGTCGAAGAGCCGCTTCTCGAAACCGCCCGGCAGCAGGCCCGGCAGCTCGGCCTCGGGCACGCGGGTCGCCAGCGGGGGCACGTCGGCCTCGGTGAATCCGGCCACGACCTCGCCGTAGGCCCGGTTCAGGGGCGCGTCCACCCCGCGCCAGTCGTTCCAGACGAGCAGCACCCGGCCACCGGGGCGCAGCACCCGCCGCAGCTCGCGCACGGTCGGCTCCGGGGCGAACCAGTGGGCCGCCTGCGCCGCCGTCACCAGATCGGCCGAAGCGTCCGGCCGCCCGGTGGCCTCGGAGGTGCCGGCGTGCACGCGTACCGCCCCGGCGGCCACCTGCGCCGCGAGGGCCGCCTCCAGCTCGGCGCGCATTTCGGGGTTGGGCTCGATGGCGTCCACCCGCGCCGCCCCCGCCGAGAGCAGCAGCCGCGTGAACAGCCCCGTGCCCGCGCCGAGGTCGGCCACGTCGCCGCGCAGCAGCCCCTCGGCAGCCAGCCACTCGCCCAGCGCCGCCGGGTAGGGCGGGCGGGCCGCCGCGTAGACCGCCGCGCGGCCCAGAAAGCGGTCGGGGTTGCGGCTCACCGCGTCTCCTCGGTGGGGGCAGGGACCGGTGCGGGCGCAGCCGGAACCACGCGGTGCTGCGGCCCGGACCCCCGGCCCGCCGGCCTCCAGGCGCTCGCCAGGAAAAAGGCCACGCCGCCCAGCAGCCCCGCCACCGCCAGGAACCACAGCAGCCGCAGCAGCACGCCCGCCGTCCCCGCCAGGAAGGCCCCCAGCCCGGCGAGCAGTTGCCCCAGCAGCCACAGCGCGCCCAGCGCCGTGATCGCCAGCAGCGCCACGCCGAGCAGGAAGAAGGCCACGCGGGTCATGCGGGGCAGGATACGGCAAAACAGAAGGGCGGGCGGCGCCCCCGTGCTCCGGGAAAACGCCGCCCGCCCTCAGGGGGCGAGGCTCAGGCCTGGGCCATCGCCTTCATGTTCTCGATGATCTTGTCGGCGAACTCGCTCGTCTTGACCTCGGTCGCGCCTTCCATGTTGCGGGCGAAGTCGTAGGTCACGACCTTCTGGCCGATGGTCTGGTCCAGGCCCTTGAGGATCAGGTCGGCCGCTTCGGTCCAGCCCATGTGGCGCAGCATCATCTCGCCCGAGAGGATGACCGAGCTGGGGTTGATGACGTTCTTGTCGGCGTACTTGGGCGCGGTGCCGTGGGTCGCCTCGAAGATGGCGTGGCCGGTCACGTAGTTGATGTTCGCGCCGGGGGCGATGCCGATGCCGCCGACCTGCGCGGCGAGCGCGTCCGACACGTAGTCGCCGTTGAGGTTCAGGGTGGCGATCACGTCGTACTCGGCGGGGCGCAGCAGGATCTGCTGGAGGAAGGCGTCGGCGATCACGTCCTTGATCACGATGCCGTTCGGCAGCTGGAGCCAGGGGCCACCGTCGAGTTCCACGCCGCCGAATTCACGCTTGGCGAGGTCGTAGCCCCAGTCGCGGAAGCCGCCCTCGGTGAACTTCATGATGTTGCCCTTGTGCACCAGCGTCACGCTCTTGCGGCCGTTGTCGATGGCGTACTGGATGGCGGCGCGCACGAGGCGCTCGGTGCCTTCCTTGGAGACCGGCTTGACGCCCAGGCTGCTGCTGTCGGGGAAACGGATCTGCGTGACGCCCATCTCGTTGATCAGGAAGTCGCGCAGCTTGTTGGCCTCGGCGGTGCCGGCCTTGTACTCGATACCCGCGTAGATGTCCTCGGTGTTCTCGCGGAAGATGACCATGTCCACGAGTTCGGGCTGCTTGAGGGGGCTGGGCACGCCCGCGAAATACTGCACGGGGCGCAGGCAGGCGTAGAGGTCGAGCAGCTGGCGCAGCGCCACGTTGATGGAGCGGATACCGCCGCCGACCGGCGTGGTCAGCGGGCCCTTGATGCCGATGAGGTACTCGTCGAAGGCCTTGACGGTCTCGTCGGGCAGCCACTCGTTCTCGCCGTAGACCTGGGTGCTCTTCTCGCCCGCGTAGACCTCGAGCCACTCGATCTTGCGCTCGTTGCCGTAGGCCGCCTCGACCGCCGCGTCCAGCACGCGCACGCTGGCCTTCCAGATGTCGCGCCCGGTGCCGTCGCCCTCGACGAAGGGGATGATGGGCTGAGCAGGCACCTGAAGCTTGTCGCCCTGCATGGTGATCTTCTCGCCCTGCGCGGGCACCTTGATGTGGCTGGTCATATCGGGGGACACTCTACCCCCCCCATGCGGAAAAAGGCCAGCCGACGTCTATGAGACGCGGCCGCGCCACGCCGGACCCGGGCAGTGACCCCCGGTTTTTAAAGATGCTGCGGGCAATCGTTTCATCTCAAACGCAGGCCGAGGCGGAATGCTGTACCTACCCAGACGGGAATTCAACTTCAGGAGGTAATTCACTGTGAGTGACGACAAGAGCACGTTGCAGAACCTGGCCGACGCCGCCAAAGCCAAGATCAACGAGGGGGCCGATCGCCTCCGCGCCGCCGGCCACGATGTGGCCTCCAAAGTGGGCAACGACCACGTGGACAATGCGGCTGACAAGGTCAAGGCCACCGAAGACCGCGCCCGGGCCGAGCTGCACAACCGCGAAGCCCACGCCGAGTACAACGAGGGCAAGCGCGAATCCAAGGACGGCGACGGCCACTAAGGTTCTCCGCAACGGGAAACGCCCCGGCACCCGATCTCGGGCCGGGGCGTTTTTCCGTCTCCAGAAGCGCCGGGAGGGCTCGGAGCCCCCCACCGCTTACAGGATATCGTCGCGGATACAGGCCTTGTAGTGGTTCGGGCTGATCTCGCGCAGTTCGGGCACGACATTGGCACAGTCGGCGATCGCGTAGCGGCAGCGCGTGCGGAACACGCAGCCCGAGGGCGGGTTGATGGGGCTGGGGATGTCGCCCTCGAGGATGATGCGCTGGCGCTTGACCGTGGGGTCGGGCACCGGCGCGGCCGAGAGCAGCGCCTCGGTGTAGGGGTGCTTGGGGTTGCGGTTCAGCTCGTGGCTGGGCGCGATCTCCATGATGCGGCCCAGGTACATCACGATCATGCGGTCGCAGATGTACTCCACGACGTGCAGGTCGTGGGCGATGAACAGCACGGTCAGGCCCAGCTCTTCCTGGAGGTCCTGGATCAGGTTCACGACCTGCGCCTGGATGGACACGTCGAGCGCCGAAACCGGCTCGTCGGCGACGATGAAGCTGGGGTCCACCGCCAGGGCGCGCGCGATGCCGATGCGCTGGCGCTGCCCGCCCGAGAACTCGTGGGGGTAGCGGCCCATGTGCTCGGGGCGCAGCCCCACGCGCTGGAGCAGTTCGGCGATGCGGTCCACGCGCTCCTTGCCGGGGTGCAGGTTGTGGATCTGCATGGCCTCGCCGATGATGTCCGAGACCGTCATGCGCGGGTTGAGCGACGCGAAGGGGTCCTGGAAGATGATCTGCATCTCCCGGCGGTAGTCGCGCATCTGGCCCTTGCTGAGCTTGGTGATGTCGGTGCCGTTGAACATGACCTGCCCGCCGGTCGGTTCGATCAGACGCAGGATGGCGCGACCGGCAGTCGTCTTGCCCGAGCCCGACTCGCCCACCAGACCGACGACCTCACCGCGCTTGACGCTGAAGGAGATGTCGTTGACGGCCTTGACGTTGCCCACCACGCGCGACATGAGGCCGCCCCGGATGGGAAAGAACTTCTCGAGGTTCTGCACGTCGAGGAGCGTCTGGCCGGCGGCGGCGATGTCGCTGCGGTTGCGGGGCTGGGCGCCCGTGTTCTGGGTGGTCGTGGCGGTCATGCGGACACCTCCTGCTGCACGCTGTCGAACTCGCGCCAGCGGATGCAGCGGGCCGTGTGGCCGCCGCCCGTATCTTCCAGCGGGGGCACGGCCTGCGAGCACTCGGGGACGGCGAACTTGCAGCGCGGCTCGAAGGAGCAGCCCGGCGGCAGGTTCAGCGGGTTGGGGACGTTGCCGGGAATGGCTTCCAGGCGCTTCTTGGGCTGGCCGGGCACGTACTCGTGCTCGCCGCCGGGGCGCGGGATGGAGTTGAGCAGGCCCATGGTGTAGGGGTGGCGCGGCGCCTTGAAGATCTCGACCACGTCGCCTTCCTCGACCACGCGGCCACCGTACATGACCACCACGCGGTCGGCCATCTCGGCCACCACGCCGAGGTTGTGCGTAATGAACAGGATGCTCATGCCGATGTCGGTCTGGAGCTTGCGCATCAGGTCCAGAATCTGCGCCTGGATGGTCACGTCGAGCGCGGTGGTCGGCTCGTCGGCGATCAGGAGCGCCGGGTTGCACGAGAGTGCCATGGCGATCATCACGCGCTGGCGCATCCCGCCGGACATCTGGTGGGGGTACTCGTGAACCCGCTTCTCGGGCGCCGGGATCCCCACGAAGCGCAGCATGTCGGTCGCCACGCCCATCGCGTCCTTGCGGTTCTTGTTCTGGTGCAGCATGACCGCCTCGGCGATCTGGTCGCCCACGGTGTACACCGGGTTGAGGCTGGTCATCGGTTCCTGAAAGATCATGGAGATGTCGTTGCCGCGGATCTTGCGCATCTCGGCCTCGGACAGCGTCACCAGGTTCTTCTGGGTGCCGTCCTTGCCGGTGAACAGGATCTCACCGTCCACGATCTTGCCGGGGGGCATGGGGATCAGGCGCATGACGCTGAGGCTGGTCACGCTCTTGCCCGACCCCGATTCGCCCACGACGGCCAGGGTTTCACCCTTCTTGATGTGGAAGGTCACGCCGTCGACACTCTTGACCACGCCGTCGTCGGTGCTGAAGTACGTCTTGAGGTTGTTGACGGCGAGCAGAACGTCGTTCTGGTGGGTCATTGTTCTCCCTTGTCTATTCCCTGGTGAAACATGTAGGTCATCATACAACCCTGTCCGGAGCGGGCCCGTGGACAGGGGGCCAAGTGTCCCGATATAGGGATAGGGCGGCCCGCGCGCCTCCCCGGACCCGCCGGAGAGGCCGCGCGGCCGACCTCACTGACGCTTGCGCGGATCGAAGGCGTCGCGCAGGCCGTCGCCCAGCAGCTGGTAGCACATCACGGTCAGCACGATGAAGAAGCCGGGAATCAGCACCCAGGGCCGCTGGGTGATGCTGGCGAAGCCGCCTTCCTGCGCCTTGTTCAGCAGGCTGCCCCACGAGGCGTAGGGTTCGACCGCGCCGATGCCCACGAAGCTCAGGCCCGATTCGAGCAGGATGGTCGCCGGAATCGAGAGGCTCAGGCCCACGATGAGGTAGGTGGTCATGGAAGGTAGCATGTGCTGCCACATGATGCGGCTGTTGCTGGCCCCCAGCGAGGTCGCGGCGGCCACGTAGTCCTGCTCGCGCACGCTCAGGAGCTGCCCGCGAACCACGCGCGCCAGCCCGCCCCAGTTGATGAACGCTAGGATGCCCAGGATGATGTACAGGGCCAGAATCGGGTTCACGCTCTGCGGGAAGATCGAGCGCAGCAGGATGATCAGGAAGAGGTACGGAATCGAGGCGATCACTTCGATCAGGCGCTGGATGAGGTTGTCGACCCAGCCGCCGAAGTAGGCCGACATCGCGCCCATCAGCATGCCGATGAGGGTCGAGAGCAGCACCGACAGCACGCCGATGGTCAGCGAGATCTGGCCGGCGTACAGCGTGCGCGAGAACAGGTCGCGGCCCAGCGAGTCGCCGCCGAACAGGTAGACCTTGCAGGTGTCGCTGCCCGTCCCGAACAGGTGCAGGTTGCTGGGGATGAGGCCCAGGATACGGTA encodes:
- the icd gene encoding NADP-dependent isocitrate dehydrogenase, which translates into the protein MTSHIKVPAQGEKITMQGDKLQVPAQPIIPFVEGDGTGRDIWKASVRVLDAAVEAAYGNERKIEWLEVYAGEKSTQVYGENEWLPDETVKAFDEYLIGIKGPLTTPVGGGIRSINVALRQLLDLYACLRPVQYFAGVPSPLKQPELVDMVIFRENTEDIYAGIEYKAGTAEANKLRDFLINEMGVTQIRFPDSSSLGVKPVSKEGTERLVRAAIQYAIDNGRKSVTLVHKGNIMKFTEGGFRDWGYDLAKREFGGVELDGGPWLQLPNGIVIKDVIADAFLQQILLRPAEYDVIATLNLNGDYVSDALAAQVGGIGIAPGANINYVTGHAIFEATHGTAPKYADKNVINPSSVILSGEMMLRHMGWTEAADLILKGLDQTIGQKVVTYDFARNMEGATEVKTSEFADKIIENMKAMAQA
- a CDS encoding ABC transporter ATP-binding protein — its product is MTATTTQNTGAQPRNRSDIAAAGQTLLDVQNLEKFFPIRGGLMSRVVGNVKAVNDISFSVKRGEVVGLVGESGSGKTTAGRAILRLIEPTGGQVMFNGTDITKLSKGQMRDYRREMQIIFQDPFASLNPRMTVSDIIGEAMQIHNLHPGKERVDRIAELLQRVGLRPEHMGRYPHEFSGGQRQRIGIARALAVDPSFIVADEPVSALDVSIQAQVVNLIQDLQEELGLTVLFIAHDLHVVEYICDRMIVMYLGRIMEIAPSHELNRNPKHPYTEALLSAAPVPDPTVKRQRIILEGDIPSPINPPSGCVFRTRCRYAIADCANVVPELREISPNHYKACIRDDIL
- a CDS encoding ABC transporter ATP-binding protein; this encodes MTHQNDVLLAVNNLKTYFSTDDGVVKSVDGVTFHIKKGETLAVVGESGSGKSVTSLSVMRLIPMPPGKIVDGEILFTGKDGTQKNLVTLSEAEMRKIRGNDISMIFQEPMTSLNPVYTVGDQIAEAVMLHQNKNRKDAMGVATDMLRFVGIPAPEKRVHEYPHQMSGGMRQRVMIAMALSCNPALLIADEPTTALDVTIQAQILDLMRKLQTDIGMSILFITHNLGVVAEMADRVVVMYGGRVVEEGDVVEIFKAPRHPYTMGLLNSIPRPGGEHEYVPGQPKKRLEAIPGNVPNPLNLPPGCSFEPRCKFAVPECSQAVPPLEDTGGGHTARCIRWREFDSVQQEVSA
- a CDS encoding ABC transporter permease, whose product is MSAPALKAQKPPAQSQFSVAWRQFRKNSLARFGGFVLILLYLMALFAGFLAPDGLSNYSTTNLTPYHPPTPLHVRTAQGFTRPFVYQYTQQLNPDTFVNEYRPTTERCPVYFGVRGDTYRILGLIPSNLHLFGTGSDTCKVYLFGGDSLGRDLFSRTLYAGQISLTIGVLSVLLSTLIGMLMGAMSAYFGGWVDNLIQRLIEVIASIPYLFLIILLRSIFPQSVNPILALYIILGILAFINWGGLARVVRGQLLSVREQDYVAAATSLGASNSRIMWQHMLPSMTTYLIVGLSLSIPATILLESGLSFVGIGAVEPYASWGSLLNKAQEGGFASITQRPWVLIPGFFIVLTVMCYQLLGDGLRDAFDPRKRQ